The following are encoded in a window of Onthophagus taurus isolate NC chromosome 3, IU_Otau_3.0, whole genome shotgun sequence genomic DNA:
- the LOC139429582 gene encoding NAD-dependent malic enzyme 2-like yields the protein MASIQFVKSLIQRSLCSALKQNRINFVRSASLKGIEYLKNSKINKDAAFTLEERRSLGIHGLLPSTILTQEDQLQLCKERLKTFNING from the exons ATGGCATCGATTCAATTTGTTAAATCTTTAATTCAACGTTCGTTGTGTTCAGCTCTAAAACAAAATCGGATTAATTTCGTTCGATCAGCTTCGCTGAAAGGGATagaatatttaaagaattcaaaaatcaacaaG gaTGCAGCTTTTACGTTAGAAGAACGGCGATCTCTCGGAATCCACGGTCTTTTACCATCAACCATATTAACCCAAGAAGATCAACTCCAATTATGCAAAGAACGTTTAAAAACTTTCAACATAAATGgatag